AAGCCCTTGAATATTTGATAAGTCTTGTTCTGTTAAACCAGATTCGTTATACCATGTAATCAGTAGCGGAATCCCACTATCTGAAGCAAATTGCTCCTCGATGATTTTGCCAGCTTGAACTGATGTATACGTTTCCGGAATTTCTTCACCAGCATAGTTTTCTACATTGTTAATTTGCGGGAAAATAAATGCTAATACCACTGCAAATACAATCCATAATGCTACAACAACCCAGCGTGTATTTTTCCCACCCATCAAACTTCCCCATTTTTCTAATGGATGCTTGGACATAACCTTTCAACCCCTTCATGAGTTACTAATTATTAAATAAAAATTACCATACTCTACCACTACACAAATATTGTACAAAAACAGAAAAAAATATGGCAAGCAATTTCCTTTATGCTTCTTCAATAGAAATAATTCCATGAGAATGTACAATTTCACTAAAAAGGTAAGAAATTTCTCAGCGAAATTCTCCTATTCGAATCGTGATATTTTAAAGCAGTAAAAAAGGAATTGGAGATTTAACGCTTCCAATTCCTTTTGTTTTAAATCATTTGTAATGTTGTCACACATGTCCCATCTTCATCAAACGTTGTTATCTCACCTGATACTTTCTTTCCATCATGCACCATTTCAATAACAAACGCTTCGTTGCGTGGTAACCATAAATCGATGAAACCATTTTCTAATGTTGTTACTGTATCATCAAAAATAACCTCACCGTTTTCATTTTCAATGAAAACGTCAATATCTTTTGCGACAAGCTCTCCTTGGCAACCTGTTAAGCTGTGGTCTTTACAAGGATGTGTATTTGTAAAATACGGTGCAATTGAGACGAAAAACTCATCCGTCGGTAATGCATAATGTGTTTCGTTCCCGTCTTTATCTGTCACGATTAGTTGTTGTGACGTAATCGATGCTTTTTCGTTTGTTGTTTTATTTGAACTATAGTTTTCAATTAACCCTTTAATATCATCGGTTTGCCCCTGTGTCACCGTCGTTTTAGCTTGCCGCTCGCCCTGTTGCGGTTGCTCGGTATTTGCTTTACTTTCTGTTTGTTGTTCATCACCACATGCTGCTAATACCGCTACTGCTAACAGACTCACTGCCACTAATTTCAACTTCATTTCATCTTACTCCAATCTTTTTTACTTTTATTGTAATTGAAGACAAATAAAATAGCTGTGAACAATATCGGAAGGTTGAAAAGCATTGCCCTTTTTACCATAGGCTTTCGTTACTATTTAGTTGCTTTTTTTATTCAATTGTAGATGTAAATTTGGATTCATCTATATTTTTCGTTATCCTCAATGAAAGAAATTTACTTTTCACTACTGCTATTTATTAACGTTTAAATTGTAAATTTTCTTCCTCTAATGCCGTTTTTAAGATCGGCATCGTAGTAGGACCTACACCATGTAATGCTAAAATCTCTTTTTCA
This portion of the Solibacillus daqui genome encodes:
- a CDS encoding CueP family metal-binding protein encodes the protein MKLKLVAVSLLAVAVLAACGDEQQTESKANTEQPQQGERQAKTTVTQGQTDDIKGLIENYSSNKTTNEKASITSQQLIVTDKDGNETHYALPTDEFFVSIAPYFTNTHPCKDHSLTGCQGELVAKDIDVFIENENGEVIFDDTVTTLENGFIDLWLPRNEAFVIEMVHDGKKVSGEITTFDEDGTCVTTLQMI